The Perognathus longimembris pacificus isolate PPM17 chromosome 3, ASM2315922v1, whole genome shotgun sequence nucleotide sequence AGTGGGGGCTTGCCACCAGGGTCCAGTTCTGGtcctggccccgccccaggccccaccTGCACCCCAGGAAGTGGCCACCCTGCTGACACTCAGCCCCAGAATCAAAACCCAGCACCCAGAGCCTCCAGGTACGTGGGCCTGGGAGGGGGGGTTGGGGAAGGGAGGACATTACAATGGCCTTTGATAAGCCAGGCTTGAGGTTCACAGTGAAGCCCCATCTCAAgtatttcaaaaaggaaaaaaggcaaagGCTGATGCAGAAGGGCCCAGCAGCCCGAGGAAGGCCGCGGAGGAAGCTGTGctggcccctggcccctggccccgtgtgggtttttctgttgttttggagctggtcatagggcttgaactcaagggcttttgcactcaaggatggtacttgactaatggagccatagctccactttttttgctggtccattggagataagggtctcatggactttcctgcccaggctggctttgaaccaggatcctcagatctcagtctcctgagtagctgggattacagatgtgagccacagcacccggcTCAATGGATTACATCTTGAGAGGGGCCTGGTGCAGTGACTTTGTCTTAAATATGGACACAAAGGGGTGAGTGAGGGTCTCGCCCACACAAGCAGCTGGACGCCGAGCTTGCTGTCTGCCTCCAATTCcagttttgagtttattttttccttctttttggtcGCTCTGAGGTTTGAGGTCAGGGCCCAGCTGGCAAGGCAGGGACATCacctttgagccacatccccagccctgcgtTCTTCCTCTCTCCAGGATTTTGTCTCCCTGGACCCTGGGCCTCAGGGTCACCACAGGGCCAGGGGCAGCAGGAAGGGACAGCAAAAGGCGCCCTGGGCCAGACTGGCTGGGAAAATCCTATTCCCTGCACCTTGTCCCCGCCTCTCCCTGGAGGGAAGACAGCCAGGGCCACAGTGCAGGCCACATTCTTCCATAGTTAATAAAACCATGGCCTCCTTCCTACCTGCTGCCTCCACTACCTGCACAACATTTTTTAAGGCAAGTCAGGCCCCCTGGAAAGGCCTGGGACTTCACGGTCCTCCTGCCCGGCCTCCCGAGGATAACAGGCCAGCACAGCCATACTGGGCTTAAGATTTAAATGCAGCCCCAGCTgagccccagccctgggcaaCCTGGATGGCTTCTCTGGAGAGTGGGATACCATGTGCAGCCGGAATTGTGCAAAATCCTGATGGAGGCTATGTGTGACTCTGTCCCCTACCCCCAGGTGACAGTCCCCCATGTTGATGGAAGCTGGGAAGCTGCCCCTGCTGCTGCCCCACAGCTGGACTGGTTCTTGCACAAGCAGGTGGCCCAGCTGACTGAAGATGGGAACCCTGAGTGGTTCCATGGGGCCATCTCGGGAGATTGAGGAGGTCCCCATCCCATGCTGCCCCttgtcccctcctctcctccaacCCCTACAGCTTTGCCCTTCAGagttcacttccggttttctggtggttaactggagatatgagtcgcacagactttcctgcccagggttggctttgaaccacaatcatcagatctcagcttctgaagtagctaagattaaagacataagcagcatggggctggggatatggcctactggcaagagtgcttgcctcatatacatgaggccctgggttcgattcctcagcaccacatatacagaaaatggccagaagtggcgctgtggctcaagtggcagagtgctagccttgagcaaaaggaagccagggacagtgctcaggccctgagtccaaggcccaggactggcaaaaaagacatAAGCAGCAGTGCCCATCCCCAATCAATCTTAACCCTTTCCCTGAACTTCCCTACTGGGCCCACCAGTGTAGAATTAGGGGCATTTAGGAGGTCAAAGGTCAGCCCACCTCCCTGTCTCCTTCCATCTGGGCTTGTGAATTCCTTGGCCAAAGGCCTGTACTCACTTTCCCCAGTCTCCATGGCTCTGGGGCCTCTGCTGCCATGCCACAGGGCTGGACCATGGCAACTCCTAGCTGTGTGCATTGTTCTAGGGCTGCTGAGAACTTGTTAGAGTCCCAGCCCCCAGGGGCCTTCCTCATCCCGGTGAGCCACAGACACAAGGGCTACACTCTTTCCTCCAAGTaaggctgggggcggggatggGGCTGGGGCAGGTGGACTCTGGGGCTCTGGCCAAGCGGCCCCTGAGCTGCACAGGTTCATAGATGGCACGGTGTGGGGCTCCAACTACGCTGGCATGGCTACAGGTCTGGCTGGATTTAGCAGCCAAAGGCACATTTGTTCAAACAGGATCTCTAGTTTCAGCCCGGCTGGACTGCAAACCCCCTATTCATACTTCCTGTGGAGACAGCCCGTAGGCAGAAACCCCTGTGCCCAGCCCTTTATGAGTTGAGATTAGGTCTGGAGAATGTTTGACCTGGGCTAGCTCCCTCTGGGATCCTCCCGACCTTGTCTCCTTTGTGCCAAGGTGGCGATTTCTACCCCTACATAAAGGAAACTCAGGGCTGTCAAGATCCTCAGGTCTGGAGAGCCTGAGTTGGTATCTCAGAGGACTTAGTCACCCAAAACTAATTTTCAACAGGCTGAGCTATTACCCACTGGGTGATGCTGGGCTGTGCCTTGCTCTGTTGGAAGTCACCATCTAAAAGAGGAATGCTAGCATCCTCTATTAGCATTCTCTAGCATTCTCTCTCTAGCATTCTCGAGAGAGCAGCTCAGGATGTCTGTGTCAcatggggaaacagaggcacagcAGCTGGGACATGGGGGCAGCCCAGAGTGGACATGTCCACCTCCCTGCCATGCCCCTGCAGAGCTCTGATCTGCTTCCGCCACTTCATGGTGAAGCTGCTGGACGATGGCTGTGTCCCCATCCCTGGGGGAAGGCCCACACCTCGCTGGACACCCTGGTCACCCGCCACGGGTGGACCTGCTGACCCAGCCCTGCCTGCAGGTCAGGGGCCTGCACAGCCTGTATCGTCCCGCCGcacacccctccccactcccaggcCCCACTTGCCCTTGTCCCCCTGACTGTCCTGGGTCACCTTTCAGCTGTGTCCTCGCCCCCCAGACCCCAGGGGCTCCTGGGATGAGGGGCACTGGCCGTGAGGCTCCGTGGGAAAGGCCAGCCAGAGACCCAGCTGTGAGCATGGCTTACATCCCTGCAAGGCTCAGAGGGTGGGCGTGACCACCCCCCAGTCCAGGCTGTGGGCAGGACATGGCTCCCTATGAGGCCAAGTGGGCGTGGCCAACCATGCGCCTCTGCTGTGGGTGGGGCTTATCTCCAGGAGACCCCGAGGTGGGCGGGGCATGTTCCCCTATAAAGCTCGGTGGGCAGGGTGTGTCTCCTTGTAAGGCTCGGTGGGCATCGACTAGGCCCCAGCCCCCTGGGGGACATGCACTCTGACCCCCTCCCCGGGGTCTCCACCCCTCCCTGTGGATCTGACCACCGTCCCCCTGCAAGAGGACACGCCGACTACGCGGACCTCTTCCTGCACTGGCCGAGGCCACCCTTGGCCTGGGCACCAGGGACCCCTGCGGCCCACCCTCGTCTGGagacggggcggggaggggggcggcgcaGAGCAGAAAATGGACAGTTGCTTCTAGAGAAGCATCGTTCTAGAAAGGTCATTAGGTCTTTGTGTGTGcccgccagtcctgggtctgtccctgagctcttccactcaaggctggctgtcTTCCACTTTCCGCTTTTTGCCGGCATTTTCCTTCGGGAATAAACTTCTCCTGGACTtagctgccctgggctggctttgaaccttgaacctcagatctcatcctcctcagtGGGGACAGGGTCTCCGAGGCCCTCCAAGGGGGAAACTGGTGGGTGAACAGGGACTGGGGGAAGCACGCACCTCAGTGCCCCTCAGTGTGGGGATGGGGGTGTCCAGCCCCCAATGGTCCCAAGTTATTGGCTAAGTTTGTGAGACACGTTCTCAGTGTGTAGCCTTGgaatttgtgatcttcctgcttatGTCTCactagtgttgggat carries:
- the Hsh2d gene encoding LOW QUALITY PROTEIN: hematopoietic SH2 domain-containing protein (The sequence of the model RefSeq protein was modified relative to this genomic sequence to represent the inferred CDS: inserted 2 bases in 2 codons), with protein sequence MLMEAGKLPLLLXPQLDWFLHKQVAQLTEDGNPEWFHGAISGEAAENLLESQPPGAFLIPVSHRHKGYTLSSKALICFRHFMVKLLDDGCVPIPGXKAHTSLDTLVTRHGWTC